A stretch of Deferribacter autotrophicus DNA encodes these proteins:
- a CDS encoding TrbC family F-type conjugative pilus assembly protein, whose protein sequence is MKRVVFIFLVLFVFNVVYADTYKFPQPMIKYDMKDIIEQTKRFREMYRKYGRYKKPQLVYLYSDSVPKTTVESVFKQAKKIKSIEFTGCLKGFIGNTSKDLRKFIEKQVKKGKIDNIEVRLDPFFFRDLNVTQVPALVYAHCTEQPVECDYDYIVYGDSRLDYLVEKIYEASKDKLIGKVLKELRNF, encoded by the coding sequence ATGAAAAGAGTTGTTTTTATTTTTTTAGTGTTATTTGTTTTTAACGTGGTTTATGCTGACACATATAAATTTCCTCAACCAATGATTAAGTATGATATGAAAGATATTATTGAACAAACGAAACGTTTTAGAGAAATGTATAGAAAATATGGAAGATATAAAAAGCCTCAACTGGTATATTTGTATTCTGATAGCGTGCCCAAAACCACCGTTGAGAGTGTTTTTAAACAGGCAAAAAAAATTAAATCAATTGAGTTTACAGGTTGTCTTAAAGGTTTTATAGGCAATACGTCTAAAGACTTAAGAAAATTTATAGAGAAGCAGGTGAAGAAAGGTAAAATAGATAATATTGAAGTGAGGCTTGATCCTTTCTTTTTTAGGGATTTGAATGTTACACAAGTGCCTGCTCTTGTCTATGCACATTGCACGGAACAGCCTGTAGAATGTGATTATGATTATATAGTCTATGGCGATAGCAGACTGGATTATCTTGTTGAAAAGATTTATGAGGCTTCGAAAGATAAGCTAATAGGTAAGGTGTTGAAAGAATTAAGAAATTTTTAA
- a CDS encoding TrbI F-type domain-containing protein produces the protein MSKEKENAISNPKIQKKNKINYFAVVIIVLLVTVIVQIVTAQIFSKAIIKRNFVSVDTSKIIEIERIELAKKAKSITDSKQLFAEFEKFIEDLKSTIDSMSKSLNVIVLEKGAVVSSDIYDLTDVVIKRMNKKGYKLDLDNLQKLPKIEVNGDKK, from the coding sequence ATGAGTAAAGAAAAAGAAAATGCTATCAGTAACCCTAAAATACAGAAAAAGAACAAAATAAACTATTTTGCTGTTGTAATAATTGTACTCCTAGTTACCGTTATTGTTCAAATAGTAACTGCCCAAATCTTTTCAAAAGCCATCATTAAGAGAAATTTTGTATCCGTAGATACTAGCAAAATAATTGAAATAGAAAGAATTGAACTGGCTAAAAAAGCTAAAAGCATAACCGATAGCAAACAATTGTTTGCTGAGTTTGAAAAGTTTATTGAAGACCTAAAAAGCACAATCGATTCCATGTCAAAATCTTTAAATGTAATTGTTCTCGAAAAAGGAGCTGTTGTTAGCAGCGATATTTACGATTTGACCGATGTTGTAATCAAAAGAATGAACAAAAAAGGTTACAAACTGGATTTAGATAACCTTCAAAAACTTCCTAAAATAGAGGTAAACGGTGATAAAAAGTAA
- the traF gene encoding conjugal transfer protein TraF gives MRKFFIVLLLLFSINVFATSFSEDDPKKGWFWYKDPVKQEVKKEKKVIKNDNKSHETTVTVITPPHTKKKEKQVNTSPEDFEFPLTDEAKRVPVIANFLKNPNEENAKKFLGWQAKYFNHLHKISRTLRNTYLNYGDTIYPIEGYAEQPLAVPIASRMKNKIYKDAFAKAKDKVGLLFFYKAGCQFCEAEKPIIDMFARKYDIEVRGIVFTEEDKDDSLSFPTRVAPGLFYKFQITSVPTFAAYYPEKNVLQVIAKGYTPLSAIELNLKSFLLQQGIITKEEFFQQWKGEYTEIFYNLLSKAGVNPENISNNNLANISFTGGYR, from the coding sequence ATGCGTAAGTTTTTCATCGTCCTATTGTTGCTATTTTCGATAAATGTTTTTGCTACCTCTTTTAGTGAAGATGATCCAAAGAAAGGTTGGTTCTGGTATAAAGACCCTGTAAAACAAGAAGTAAAGAAAGAAAAAAAAGTAATTAAAAACGATAATAAATCACATGAGACTACTGTTACAGTAATCACTCCCCCTCATACAAAAAAGAAAGAAAAACAGGTAAACACAAGCCCTGAAGATTTTGAATTTCCTTTAACTGACGAAGCTAAAAGAGTGCCTGTTATTGCCAATTTTTTAAAAAATCCTAACGAAGAAAACGCAAAAAAGTTTTTAGGCTGGCAGGCAAAATATTTTAATCATCTTCATAAAATATCAAGAACTCTAAGAAATACTTATCTCAACTATGGTGATACAATTTATCCTATTGAAGGCTATGCAGAGCAACCTTTAGCCGTTCCTATTGCCTCAAGGATGAAAAACAAGATTTATAAAGACGCCTTTGCAAAAGCTAAAGATAAAGTGGGTTTGCTGTTTTTTTATAAGGCAGGTTGTCAATTCTGCGAGGCTGAAAAGCCAATCATAGATATGTTTGCAAGAAAATACGATATAGAGGTTAGGGGTATTGTTTTTACTGAAGAAGATAAAGATGATTCGCTCTCTTTCCCTACAAGGGTTGCGCCAGGGTTGTTTTATAAATTTCAGATAACTTCTGTTCCAACTTTTGCGGCTTATTATCCAGAAAAGAATGTTCTTCAAGTTATCGCTAAAGGCTATACTCCCTTATCGGCAATTGAGCTTAATTTAAAATCTTTCTTGTTACAGCAGGGTATTATCACAAAAGAAGAATTTTTCCAGCAATGGAAGGGTGAATATACTGAAATCTTTTACAACCTCTTGTCTAAAGCAGGGGTAAACCCTGAGAATATATCTAATAACAATTTGGCAAACATTAGTTTTACAGGAGGTTATAGATGA
- a CDS encoding type II toxin-antitoxin system antitoxin SocA domain-containing protein: MMNASINVKELIRVITNYITKQKNTPLTKTKLIKLLYLLDVEYYRLTGKKLTDFNWIYYKFGPYAYEFENLLTESGVIIKETNDVYFINSLDDYDANIEKFFDKNNIDIKSQIILKRILDQFSSYDLNKLLDFVYYETEPMENVNFKDKLDFGKIDRKKTVYRKPQYTKSNPDKIKLLREKFDKIRKNKKDTLLKIFLQNSKIAPVYDDLYYKNVKIMEQEDEL, from the coding sequence ATGATGAACGCATCTATCAATGTTAAAGAATTAATTCGTGTAATTACAAATTATATAACAAAACAGAAAAATACTCCTTTGACAAAAACTAAATTAATCAAATTATTATATTTATTAGACGTTGAATATTATAGACTTACAGGGAAAAAACTTACAGACTTCAATTGGATTTATTACAAATTTGGACCATATGCTTATGAATTCGAAAATTTATTAACTGAAAGTGGTGTAATTATTAAAGAAACTAATGACGTTTACTTTATCAATAGTTTGGATGATTATGATGCCAATATTGAAAAATTTTTTGATAAAAACAATATTGATATAAAATCCCAAATTATATTAAAAAGAATTTTAGATCAATTCTCTAGTTACGATTTGAACAAATTATTAGACTTTGTTTATTATGAAACAGAACCAATGGAAAACGTAAATTTTAAAGATAAATTAGATTTTGGTAAAATAGATAGAAAAAAAACTGTTTACAGAAAACCTCAGTATACAAAAAGCAATCCCGACAAAATAAAATTACTAAGAGAAAAGTTTGATAAAATCAGGAAAAACAAAAAAGACACTTTGTTGAAAATTTTCTTGCAAAATTCAAAAATAGCACCTGTATATGATGATTTATATTATAAAAATGTAAAAATTATGGAACAGGAAGATGAGCTCTGA
- a CDS encoding KAP family P-loop NTPase fold protein — protein sequence MEISTFKDDLLGLEDFAKRLEQFIKIESDYVEGSLVIGLNSKFGSGKTTFLKMWMSSFQEDQNKADKPLVILLNAWESDYYGDPLFAIISALIECIKKHGESAENLINAAKDFGWFTLAMGGQIVKKFTGIDAFEAGEIAATKKLERNGKLPLHSDAFSIYEARKKAMESLKQAIREFVESSSPKVLFLVDELDRCRPDYAISYLETIKHIFDIKGAVFLLAVDRQQLENSAKAAFGSDLDFNEYYRKFVHREVTLPDISENAYRKIARKYVDYYLEREGERYCLMKLDSHCVDNIVELISSLKLTPRQIQEVFRILGHLLETTEEKRGSIYWCLGVASIMMSVLKVGRQDVFHLLGTQQFDYMKAFIFFKDDLNINSYDWWFMLCLTGGGLKLKEGEDIQSVMKKVGLLENDEEFNSSSTLVQWFSGWGHSCSDRFAQIYKNIEQLNKWV from the coding sequence ATGGAAATCTCCACTTTTAAGGATGATTTACTAGGGCTAGAAGATTTTGCAAAACGCTTAGAGCAATTTATAAAAATTGAAAGTGACTATGTTGAAGGTAGCCTTGTTATAGGACTGAATTCCAAATTCGGCTCAGGAAAAACAACTTTTTTGAAGATGTGGATGTCTTCCTTTCAGGAAGACCAGAATAAAGCGGATAAACCACTAGTAATTTTATTGAACGCTTGGGAAAGTGATTATTATGGTGATCCTCTTTTCGCCATTATTTCTGCACTTATTGAGTGCATAAAAAAGCATGGTGAGTCCGCAGAGAATTTAATCAATGCTGCTAAAGACTTTGGTTGGTTTACTCTCGCTATGGGAGGGCAAATAGTAAAAAAATTTACTGGAATTGATGCATTTGAAGCAGGAGAAATTGCTGCAACAAAGAAGTTGGAAAGAAATGGTAAATTGCCGTTACATTCTGACGCTTTTTCTATTTATGAAGCCCGTAAAAAGGCTATGGAATCTCTCAAACAAGCTATTCGTGAATTTGTAGAAAGTTCTTCACCAAAGGTATTATTTCTAGTTGACGAACTAGATCGTTGCAGGCCAGATTATGCCATTTCGTATTTAGAAACTATAAAACACATATTCGATATAAAAGGTGCTGTTTTTTTATTGGCAGTAGATCGTCAACAATTAGAAAATTCTGCAAAAGCTGCCTTTGGTTCTGATCTTGACTTTAATGAATACTATCGAAAATTTGTTCATAGAGAAGTTACTCTTCCAGATATTAGTGAAAATGCTTATAGGAAGATAGCGAGAAAATATGTTGATTATTACCTCGAACGTGAAGGAGAGCGATATTGCTTAATGAAATTGGATAGTCATTGTGTTGACAATATTGTTGAGCTAATTAGTTCGTTAAAATTGACTCCAAGACAAATACAAGAGGTATTCAGAATCTTAGGACATCTACTTGAGACTACAGAAGAAAAAAGAGGTAGTATATATTGGTGTTTAGGAGTAGCTTCAATCATGATGTCAGTTCTTAAAGTAGGACGGCAAGATGTTTTTCATTTATTAGGTACGCAGCAGTTTGATTATATGAAAGCATTTATTTTTTTTAAAGATGATTTAAATATTAATAGTTACGATTGGTGGTTTATGCTGTGTTTAACTGGAGGTGGATTAAAACTAAAAGAAGGCGAAGACATTCAATCAGTTATGAAAAAAGTTGGTCTCTTAGAAAATGATGAGGAATTTAATAGTTCATCCACGTTAGTACAATGGTTTAGTGGTTGGGGACATAGTTGTTCTGATAGATTTGCTCAAATTTACAAAAATATTGAACAATTAAACAAATGGGTTTAA
- a CDS encoding conjugal transfer protein TraH: protein MKHITAFFLALLVFTNTLYAGIGDAIDDFINNNNILSNISEPRTFKVGNRIGYFGGSASIRIDTSMPPLASFRPPDLRVSCSGLDFNAGFISILNLDMIEQLLQQGGASLMWGLLIGLAYSLPTVSHVFEQIQKYVRMIQQLSGNMCALGKKLGQSIATTIKEGYKQDKSAREIASGAKGTFVETISDFWDNPDDYSKRTRGNIVYDAVVDAGMSADYAYLAMSLFGTMEWFPGDGSCNINEPEKADITVSVKPPLVKNIEDFKKYIYGGEIQRYSCGNVCAVAGFVNSSCNNISVVNDSSYSGIKNKFYDSIKNVVQKIANGQTITSSDYDVVALKAIPNSADLFMYLATNYLKDPGLTLLQIDVISEYYAWWVIEALSIYADRAVNMNVSVILSKHNAPSEATKQYNQLVSQLTTLRGDIHKYFEKTRKELINFINNMEMFEKLRKQKSLQVGDFVTGKFNKSLSKFSF from the coding sequence ATGAAACATATTACAGCTTTTTTTCTTGCTTTGTTGGTTTTTACGAACACTCTTTACGCCGGTATTGGTGACGCTATTGATGATTTTATTAATAACAATAACATTCTATCAAATATAAGCGAACCGAGAACTTTTAAAGTTGGAAACCGAATAGGATATTTTGGCGGATCAGCAAGCATAAGAATAGATACTTCAATGCCTCCTCTGGCAAGTTTTAGACCGCCTGATTTACGTGTATCCTGTTCTGGACTCGATTTTAATGCAGGTTTTATATCAATCCTTAATCTTGATATGATTGAACAGCTTTTACAGCAGGGCGGCGCTTCGCTCATGTGGGGATTGCTCATCGGTTTGGCATATTCTTTACCCACCGTATCGCATGTATTTGAACAAATACAAAAATATGTTCGCATGATTCAACAGTTAAGCGGTAATATGTGCGCATTGGGTAAAAAATTGGGACAATCAATCGCTACAACGATTAAAGAGGGTTATAAACAGGATAAATCAGCTCGTGAGATAGCAAGCGGCGCAAAAGGAACTTTTGTTGAGACAATATCTGATTTCTGGGATAACCCTGATGACTACTCAAAAAGAACAAGAGGTAATATTGTTTATGACGCAGTTGTAGACGCTGGAATGTCAGCTGATTATGCCTACCTTGCCATGAGTTTATTTGGCACAATGGAGTGGTTTCCCGGTGATGGAAGCTGTAACATAAATGAGCCTGAAAAGGCAGATATAACCGTATCCGTTAAACCGCCACTTGTTAAGAATATAGAGGATTTTAAAAAATATATTTATGGAGGTGAAATACAGAGATATTCCTGCGGTAATGTTTGTGCAGTTGCCGGCTTTGTTAATAGCAGTTGTAATAACATAAGCGTTGTTAATGATAGCAGTTATTCCGGAATAAAAAATAAATTTTACGATTCCATTAAAAATGTCGTTCAAAAAATAGCCAATGGACAGACAATTACAAGCAGTGATTACGATGTAGTGGCCTTAAAAGCAATACCAAACTCCGCTGACCTGTTTATGTATCTTGCAACCAATTATTTAAAAGACCCAGGTTTAACACTTTTACAAATTGATGTCATATCTGAATATTATGCGTGGTGGGTTATAGAAGCTCTTTCAATATATGCTGACAGAGCAGTAAATATGAACGTTTCGGTTATACTCTCTAAACATAATGCTCCAAGCGAAGCTACGAAACAATACAATCAATTAGTTTCTCAATTAACAACTCTTAGAGGTGATATTCACAAGTATTTTGAAAAGACAAGAAAAGAATTAATCAACTTCATAAATAATATGGAAATGTTTGAAAAACTAAGAAAACAAAAATCATTACAGGTAGGTGACTTTGTCACTGGCAAGTTTAATAAATCTCTAAGTAAGTTCAGCTTTTAG
- a CDS encoding BRO-N domain-containing protein, with protein MNEAVKNEVIPFGYGDQLVRTVNVDGEVWFVAKDVALALGYSNYRDAISKHVDEEDRDAVAIRDAIGREQQTTIINESGLYSLIFGSQKAEAKQFKKWVTSEVLPALRKRGYYSIREKDVKYIERLEQRVRTLEEMITAYLRYESEPILAGDYIFTTEDLIALVVEKVTLFNSMTKMSTEYLVNLVCRKLKIKKLEDIRPYHYDLLNQILDEMERYCIEREENTEKILKVATEFKTIREIAEESGLSSYVVGIICRFLARKGYMEEERVSHPEKKRKTLLKYKTIKMLNE; from the coding sequence ATGAACGAAGCAGTAAAAAATGAAGTAATACCATTTGGTTACGGAGACCAACTGGTGAGAACAGTAAATGTTGACGGTGAGGTATGGTTCGTAGCCAAAGATGTAGCCTTAGCTTTGGGATATTCAAATTACAGAGATGCCATTTCAAAGCATGTAGATGAAGAAGATAGAGATGCCGTCGCAATTCGCGACGCCATCGGTAGAGAGCAACAAACAACAATAATTAATGAATCAGGCTTATATTCCCTGATATTTGGTAGTCAGAAAGCAGAAGCCAAACAATTCAAAAAATGGGTAACCTCAGAAGTTTTGCCGGCATTAAGAAAAAGAGGCTACTATTCAATCAGAGAAAAAGACGTGAAATATATCGAACGACTTGAACAGCGAGTAAGAACACTTGAAGAAATGATCACTGCATATTTGCGATATGAGTCGGAACCTATACTCGCAGGTGACTATATTTTTACAACAGAGGACTTAATAGCTCTTGTAGTTGAAAAAGTAACTCTTTTTAACAGTATGACTAAGATGTCTACAGAATATCTTGTGAACCTTGTATGCAGGAAGTTAAAGATCAAGAAGCTTGAGGACATTCGGCCATATCACTACGATTTGCTGAATCAAATACTTGACGAAATGGAAAGATATTGCATTGAGAGAGAAGAAAACACGGAAAAAATACTGAAAGTTGCAACAGAGTTCAAAACAATCAGAGAAATTGCCGAAGAATCCGGTTTATCATCGTATGTAGTAGGCATAATATGCAGATTTTTAGCAAGAAAGGGATATATGGAAGAAGAGAGAGTATCTCATCCTGAGAAGAAAAGAAAAACGCTACTCAAATATAAAACTATCAAAATGTTAAATGAATAG
- a CDS encoding TraU family protein: MKKIIVLTIIVSNLFFSISNKSYSAGCVPIFNPITNVDWSMFVREFRFLGICACGDPIPRIGFKIRYAEPIGLIETTQKPFFFPSLNLNLGVFSGLYKVGNQLGVSGTTVNTYYLWYPVFWVLNILSDVLCMQVDPTSIDFGYLSEVDPTWTYDELNHYLQPEKLLYANPIAQSICLADCVASTFQKPLNALYWCAGCWGGIFPDTGNAQEQGGNDITGANLIATRLIDKAHSSFLFWATSPGEAVGSEEIPDSLCQPVPFPRIIKSQYWLQPACPVMRFGYSLGTIPAYTSTFAKAPGFEDYVFVLWRKRICCLL; this comes from the coding sequence ATGAAAAAGATTATCGTTTTAACCATTATTGTATCTAACCTATTCTTTTCAATTTCTAATAAGAGCTATTCTGCTGGTTGTGTTCCAATATTTAATCCGATAACAAATGTCGACTGGAGTATGTTTGTCAGAGAATTCAGATTTTTAGGTATTTGTGCCTGCGGTGATCCGATACCCCGTATAGGTTTTAAAATTAGATATGCTGAACCTATCGGACTTATAGAAACAACACAAAAACCCTTCTTCTTTCCATCATTAAACCTTAATTTAGGTGTTTTTTCTGGACTATATAAGGTTGGCAATCAGTTAGGTGTTAGCGGAACAACTGTTAATACCTATTATCTCTGGTATCCTGTATTCTGGGTATTAAATATTCTGTCAGATGTTCTTTGTATGCAGGTTGACCCAACTTCTATTGATTTTGGATATTTATCGGAAGTTGATCCGACATGGACATATGATGAATTAAATCACTATTTGCAACCTGAAAAGTTATTGTATGCAAATCCCATTGCTCAATCTATTTGTCTTGCTGATTGCGTTGCTTCCACATTTCAAAAGCCTTTAAACGCCTTGTATTGGTGCGCAGGTTGTTGGGGAGGCATATTCCCCGATACCGGCAATGCGCAAGAACAAGGTGGCAATGATATTACTGGCGCAAATTTAATTGCTACAAGATTAATTGATAAAGCTCATTCTAGTTTTTTATTCTGGGCGACAAGTCCCGGTGAGGCAGTAGGTAGTGAAGAAATACCTGATAGTTTATGTCAACCTGTCCCCTTCCCCCGTATTATAAAATCTCAATACTGGCTACAACCTGCGTGTCCTGTAATGCGTTTTGGTTATTCTTTAGGAACTATTCCAGCTTATACTTCAACCTTTGCTAAAGCGCCCGGTTTTGAAGATTATGTATTTGTTTTATGGAGGAAGAGGATATGTTGTCTGCTATAA
- the traN gene encoding conjugal transfer protein TraN yields MKKLALFFLILNTITSYATTDWHCLDEETICTHYVGDECLEYQTICKESKRTVTRYSAGCDLSNIMSMINQEHCEIVVTCNDSISVAGTCKRGSGCYPGYYYDNCPEGYDLRYTGNITEEDCSQFGQTGTITMEEYEYGFFSGGSAMTLTGGGVTCQKYYSPRQAPSCAERLANGERPPECYVNECEQLENNPRCRRVDDLGTTVYGDEPTILNTDCVWIIDPVNGRVCTTDPNQIASLTDDRRLYDVQIEKYECDSADVRNCENKEYKMVCPDGSETLCQNKKECVRWVQETINEVSEKSFVLNRNYAVKECVKGSTGCSDLNNNSLCIYIGDKQKNITERIRFINGWDADGSSKNCFINYRGICRETGPNTSSWSACVSQFDNNLFNAVKGVFPKPVVNVANETRVGGLSNKSGCFGAGNDAYDQYVDVDVTYVETYEQYYCYTDYNTASVPFNCSATNDELCLDYHQDARDSTKAVCRQKEVYYNCTETVTKNVCAEYNEEVVCNDQSFPIPNIEMKNDNFTDFGPAMGILGMLDDINSIWSGEYQYCSYGYFVNGYGGVYCNNCKGEGGFLCFQKKPEQQKAYEMNKKGLCHYLGTECTNEIDLGFGSICIEHTRKYCCYDSKLARVIVEQAYIQLGKSWDEGCNGLTIDDLNNLDWDRMDFSEIQQDIESKIKSRTNKINDALKNRIRTYYTDFMNEMDQRGTHPQSSSN; encoded by the coding sequence ATGAAAAAGTTAGCTTTATTTTTTCTAATTTTAAATACTATAACATCCTATGCAACAACCGATTGGCATTGTTTAGACGAAGAAACTATTTGTACTCATTATGTCGGTGATGAATGTTTAGAATACCAGACTATTTGCAAGGAATCGAAAAGAACAGTTACAAGGTATTCGGCTGGTTGCGATTTAAGCAATATAATGTCTATGATTAATCAAGAGCATTGCGAAATAGTGGTTACTTGTAATGACTCAATTAGCGTAGCAGGAACATGCAAAAGAGGTTCTGGTTGTTATCCCGGTTATTATTATGACAATTGTCCTGAAGGGTATGATTTAAGATACACTGGCAATATAACAGAGGAAGATTGTAGTCAATTTGGACAAACAGGAACAATTACAATGGAAGAATATGAATATGGTTTTTTCTCTGGGGGTAGCGCAATGACTTTAACCGGTGGCGGGGTAACTTGTCAAAAGTATTATAGCCCAAGACAAGCTCCAAGTTGTGCAGAAAGGCTTGCTAATGGAGAAAGACCTCCAGAGTGTTACGTGAATGAATGTGAACAACTAGAAAACAATCCTCGTTGCAGAAGGGTTGATGATTTAGGAACTACGGTATATGGGGATGAGCCTACAATATTGAATACTGATTGCGTTTGGATTATTGACCCTGTAAACGGTAGAGTTTGCACAACTGATCCTAATCAAATTGCTAGTCTTACAGACGATAGAAGGCTCTATGATGTTCAAATAGAAAAATATGAGTGTGATAGCGCAGATGTTAGGAATTGTGAAAATAAAGAATATAAAATGGTTTGTCCAGATGGAAGTGAAACACTATGCCAGAATAAAAAAGAATGTGTAAGATGGGTGCAAGAGACAATTAATGAGGTAAGTGAGAAAAGTTTTGTGCTTAACAGGAATTATGCTGTAAAAGAATGTGTTAAAGGTTCAACAGGATGCTCTGATTTAAATAACAATTCCTTGTGTATTTATATTGGAGATAAACAAAAAAATATCACTGAAAGAATTAGGTTTATAAACGGTTGGGATGCTGACGGTAGTTCTAAAAACTGCTTTATTAATTATCGAGGTATATGTAGAGAAACAGGGCCAAACACAAGCAGTTGGAGTGCTTGCGTAAGCCAATTTGATAACAATTTATTTAATGCGGTAAAAGGCGTTTTTCCAAAACCGGTTGTAAACGTTGCTAATGAAACCAGAGTTGGTGGACTTTCTAATAAATCGGGCTGTTTTGGAGCAGGCAATGACGCTTATGACCAATATGTTGATGTGGATGTCACTTATGTAGAAACATACGAACAGTATTACTGCTATACAGATTACAACACTGCTTCAGTTCCTTTCAATTGCTCAGCTACAAATGATGAGTTGTGTTTAGACTATCATCAAGACGCAAGGGATTCAACTAAAGCGGTTTGCAGACAAAAAGAAGTTTACTACAATTGCACTGAAACTGTTACAAAAAATGTTTGCGCTGAATATAATGAAGAAGTTGTTTGTAATGATCAGTCATTTCCAATACCTAACATTGAAATGAAAAATGATAATTTTACTGATTTCGGACCGGCAATGGGAATTCTAGGTATGCTTGATGATATTAATTCTATTTGGAGCGGTGAGTATCAATATTGTTCTTATGGCTATTTTGTTAATGGATATGGTGGAGTTTACTGTAATAACTGCAAAGGTGAAGGTGGATTTCTATGTTTTCAAAAAAAACCTGAACAACAGAAAGCCTATGAAATGAATAAAAAAGGGCTTTGTCATTATTTAGGAACAGAATGCACAAATGAGATTGACTTGGGATTTGGTAGTATTTGTATCGAACACACTAGAAAATATTGTTGTTACGATTCTAAATTAGCAAGAGTCATCGTTGAGCAAGCATATATACAGTTAGGGAAAAGTTGGGATGAAGGTTGTAATGGACTAACTATTGATGATTTAAATAATCTTGATTGGGACAGAATGGATTTTTCTGAAATACAACAGGATATTGAGTCTAAAATCAAGTCAAGAACAAATAAGATTAACGATGCTTTAAAGAATAGAATAAGAACTTATTACACTGATTTTATGAATGAAATGGATCAAAGAGGAACACATCCTCAATCATCAAGCAATTAA
- a CDS encoding helix-turn-helix domain-containing protein, which yields MDVNNCFETISNLFAEFEKVKTEMKNLIENQKKYYKKGQIYLELKYCGKKDCFFCPHGFVWVVSFNLGKENSLKRKELGKTITHQILKEYNKDFLYSRLKKLELNVKILESKRNLIAGTINKLNRILSNYSKSLNKYDDLYSKEWLSINEAVLLTGKSHTLLYKYIKQKKLEVKTENNLIKIKRSDLIKPK from the coding sequence ATGGATGTTAATAACTGTTTTGAAACTATATCAAATCTATTTGCAGAATTCGAAAAAGTGAAAACTGAAATGAAAAACCTTATAGAAAATCAAAAAAAATATTACAAAAAAGGACAGATTTATCTTGAGCTAAAATATTGCGGGAAAAAAGACTGCTTTTTTTGTCCACATGGATTCGTATGGGTTGTGTCGTTTAATCTTGGAAAAGAAAATTCATTGAAAAGAAAGGAGTTAGGTAAAACAATAACTCACCAGATTTTAAAAGAGTATAATAAAGATTTTTTATATTCACGATTAAAAAAGCTGGAATTAAACGTAAAAATTCTTGAGTCAAAAAGAAATCTGATAGCAGGAACAATAAACAAATTAAATAGAATATTATCTAACTACTCAAAATCATTGAATAAATATGATGATCTTTATTCGAAAGAATGGCTTTCGATTAATGAAGCCGTTTTATTAACAGGCAAATCGCATACTTTATTATATAAATACATTAAACAAAAAAAATTAGAAGTAAAAACTGAAAATAATTTAATAAAAATAAAAAGAAGTGATCTGATTAAACCAAAATAA